The following coding sequences are from one Trichoplusia ni isolate ovarian cell line Hi5 chromosome 15, tn1, whole genome shotgun sequence window:
- the LOC113501091 gene encoding tRNA-dihydrouridine(20) synthase [NAD(P)+]-like translates to MLTYENKIILAPMVRIGTLPMRLLALRYGADLVYTEELIDWKFLRSKRKYNEILKTVDFVDQTDGTIVFRTCDEEKEKVILQLGTCDAERALKVAKLVENDVAGIDINMGCPKEFSIKGGMGVALLSQPDKAYNILSTLVNNISIPVTCKIRIKETPEETLKLVEKLVSSGIKAIAIHGRTKDERPQHAVHPDIIKYVAQRIPIPVIANGGSKEIEKHSDIYKFKEMTGCSSVMLARAAEWNCSIFRKQGLLPMDTVIEEYLKLAVEYDNAPANTKYCIQNVLRELQDTPRGRQFLDCQTLEQICAIWGLGEYCHEKQSNYQKMGIQGRWQVSPEDLEPPQKKIKSDICTDDVIQKKVCFIRASFSDTDLPKTKLHAWAGKNGISLPTYETQQVEKLFRTIITFNKKKYTSTFWEKNKKFAEQGAALVCLFYLGLVTEDDLIKLGSIIK, encoded by the exons atgttaacatatgaaaataaaataattcttgcACCAATGGTGCGTATAGGTACTTTACCTATGCGTCTTTTGGCGCTACGATATGGCGCTGATTTGGTTTATACGGAAGAATTAATTGATTGGAAATTTTTAAGATCTAAGCGTAAATACAATG aaatattaaaaactgtGGATTTTGTGGATCAAACTGATGGCACAATAGTCTTCCGTACCTGTGATGAAGAAAAGGAAAAAGTCATATTGCAGCTGGGGACATGTGATGCAGAAAGAGCTTTAAAAGTCGCAAAACTAGT GGAAAATGATGTAGCTGGTATAGATATCAATATGGGATGTCCCAAAGAGTTCTCCATAAAAGGAGGCATGGGAGTTGCATTGCTATCTCAGCCAGACAAAGCATACAACATCTTATCCACTCTAGTAAACAATATATCAATACCTGTGACTTGTAAAATAAGGATAAAGGAAACACCAGAAGAGACATTGAAACTAGTTGAGAAACTTGTAAGTTCAGGAATTAAGGCAATAGCAATACATGGTAGAACAAAAGATGAAAGACCACAGCATGCAGTTCATCCGGACATCATCAAATATGTTGCACAAAGGATTCCTATACCCGTTATAGCCAA TGGTGGAtctaaagaaattgaaaaacatagtgacatttataaatttaaagaaatgacAGGATGTAGTAGTGTTATGCTTGCACGAGCTGCTGAATGGAACTGTTCCATATTCCGGAAACAAGGCTTGCTCCCAATGGATACTGTTATAGAAGAGTATCTTAAATTAGCAGTGGAATATGACAATGCACCAGCAAACACCAAATATTGTATACAGAATGTTTTAAGAGAACTACAAGACACCCCCAGGGGTCGACAATTTTTAGACTGTCAAACTCTTGAACAAATATG TGCTATTTGGGGTTTAGGCGAGTACTGTCATGAAAAACAGTCAAACTATCAAAAGATGGGTATTCAAGGAAGATGGCAAGTGTCTCCTGAGGATCTTGAACCTCCTCAAAAGAAGATAAAATCTGATATTTGTACTGATGATGTCATACAAAAGAAG gtatgttTTATCAGAGCTAGCTTTTCCGACACAGATTTACCCAAAACTAAACTTCATGCATGGGCAGGTAAAAATGGTATTAGTTTACCTACTTATGAGACCCAGCAAGTGGAGAAACTATTTCGTActataattacttttaacaaaaagaAGTACACATCAACATTTTGggagaaaaataagaaatttgCTGAACAAGGAGCAGCTTTAGTATGTCTTTTCTATTTAGGACTGGTCACAGAAgatgatttaattaaacttggtAGCATAATAAAGTGA